The Plasmodium gaboni strain SY75 chromosome 9, whole genome shotgun sequence DNA segment tctttattatctCCTTAAgattatatatcattatattttttttatagttattattattattattattattttttattttatatatatttttttttatattattttattttttatttggataaattaaattttgtttttatatataatatcaagagacaaaaatataatgaccttatgtttttgttttatcAATGTGAGTACATGTATtatgtgtattttttaatacatgTGAATCCATGTATATATCCCCCacctttatatatatagtatgatatataaataaataaataaataaatgtttttatgtaagtatttcttttttttttatttattttattttattttaattttaatttttttttttttttatcatttacCATTGTGCACTTATATGCACACAccttattttttttttcttttttttttttaatatccaataaatattaacatCCTACTACTTaagattaaaaaaatatgaaagTAGAGGAGTAAAATAATTGGATATACTAATAATGTGCATATctaatatgtatataaatatatatatatatatatatatatatatatatatatatatataggtatgtatttatttatttttttttttttatgttatatataaatgtgaCATATAAAAGAGgagataataaaaaaagagagATATCTCTCAGTTTTACATCCTCGCCAgatatgtatatatatataaaatattttttttattgagaaaaaaaaaaacaaaaaaattaagacTCACATATAggcatatatatatatatatatataatataaatcaatTTTATAACAATGAGTGTGTAATAGCGAGCACACTCTTTATATGTTTAAgctatatatatatatatatatatatatatatatatatatatagacatgtttattataacaataaataaataaaataataacatgaacatataatatatatattccatGCTTTCTATATGTTCATTTTCTAATTTAGtgttcttttatattatatatatatatttttatatatatttatatttatatatgtgcatTTTTAATCCcttttatgtatttatattatagaaTTTAAGGCCTTACATATGTAggcacatatatatatattatatataaataatgtttTATAGCTCATTCAAAAGTcatcataaaaaattggataattttttttctctctCCACACGAATAATAATTAAccatataaaaaaataatatacatatattatatatatatatattttatgtcATTAATTTTTGACTAAATATGAACATTTTATACCTAccaaaataaataacatttattttattttattttattttttttcacataatattttatttattcatattcTAAGTGTACACATAAATCACAAATAACATGAACTTTTTTTAGataacataaaatatatattttttatttatataatatatacatgtcTAAACTTATActataacatttttaatGGTTATATAGAAAACAGTTCTTCGATAGTGTGGGGTggcaaaaaaaaaaaaaaaattaaataaataaataaataaataaaataaactaaaacaaataaacaaaataataaaaataaaataaaaaaatatatatagttataTGTATGGTAATATATTTAGTTTAAAATcacaataaaatataatagatcatttcatatttaaaaaaaaaattttaaatattaatatgtatacatatatatatttgtaaatatttaaatttcactataataatatttattttgttttcatttttttgttaGGTTAATTTCATTCGTTTATCAACAATTtaattatgtattatttatcatataatatattttttcttctagatatatataattaaaatatttatttttttgtacaCATAAAAACGCACTTTGTGTTGTAAATTAGGAGAACCAAATactttcatttttattaaaaaaaaaaaaaaaaaaaaaaattggccaaaaagaaaaaaaaaaaaaaaaagatataagTATTTGAATGCactttctttttttttatacattgAACTGGTTGGGTAGTGCAATCAAAGTGTAAAAgtaattattaaaaaataaatgaataaatatatttatataatattatatatatatatatataaataatataaatatatttatatatattatatatatatatatatatataatatatatattatatatatgtaatttcATAAAAAAGCTACGTTTAagtttttttataatatataatatatattttatataaattatttttttatacacATTGATGATTTGTTCTGTTCTATTCTATTctgattttttttttttttttttttttttttttttaacctttttttttttttttttttttttttttttttttttttttttttttttttttttttttttttttttttttttttttttttttttacttaatatatataaataattatttattcatatgcatattttcatatatacattgtaaaaataaaaattctCGCTATGCAGTTCATTAAAAATTTgcatttaaataaaaagaagGACAGTGATTCTAGTGAACAAGTTTTAActaataagaaaaataaaatgaaatatgAAGATTTTAATTTCATTCGTACACTTGGAACGggtatataaatatataaaatagattaactatattatatactGAAATTAAGtgaaacatatatatatatatatatatgtgacaatttttttttttttttttttaaacaaataaaatgtaacatcaatataaattattttattattattttattttattttattttatttttttgaataaaaatGTGCAGGTTCCTTTGGTAGAGTTATTCTAGCTACCTATAAAAACGGAAACTATCCACCAGTAGCCATTAAACGTTTTGAAAAGTGTAAAATTATAAGACAAAAACAAGTCGATCATGTTTTTTCAGagagaaaaatattaaattatataaatcatcCATTTTGTGTAAGAAGCaataagaagaaaataaaataaaaaataagtgtgcataaatataaatatatatatatatatatatatatatatatacttatgttttattatttttcgTCTATTATTAACCTCCATGgaaattcatatatatgtgtgtgaCCATCAACTTACATATCCATAAATATTGTCTATTCTTTTAAAACGTTAATTTTATAGGTAAATTTACATGGATCATTCAAAGATGActcttatttatatttagTCCTTGAATTCGTAATTGGTGGAGaattttttacatttttaagaagaaataaaagatTTCCTAATGATGTTGGATGTTTTTATGCAGCTCAGATTGTTCTAATTTTTGAATACTTGCAAAGTTTAAATATTGTTTATAGGtatattttgttttcaaaaaaaaaaaaaaaaaatatatatatatataaattagtaattaaaatatatacagTATTAActtattcatttatattcatttcCCATATATCCATTCATAATTCCATTTCAACTTTATAcctttttctttttgaaGAGATTTGAAGCCTGAAAATTTATTACTTGATAAAGACGgatttataaaaatgacTGATTTTGGATTTGCTAAAATTGTCGAAACGAGAACTTATACTTTATGTGGAACTCCAGAATATATCGCTCCTGAAATTTTATTGAATGTCGGACATGGAAAAGCCgtatgtaaaaaaaatgtggAAAAATTACATGAACATATGGATATTTATATGGAAAAATGTGGATTATTACATGAACGtgttcataatttttatgaaaaaatgTTGATTATTACATGAAcattttacatatttatataaaaataggcataaatgtaaaaatatatatatatatatatatatatatatatatatatatatatttatttatttatttatatgtttatatcAAGAGGTGCATctaagaaatataaaatattaatttttacaTTACAGGCTGACTGGTGGACTTTAggtatttttatatacgAAATATTAGTTGGATGTCCCCCTTTTTATGCGAATGAACCCTTATTAATTTATCAGAAAATATTAGAGggtataatatatttccCTAAATTTTTAGATAACAATTGCAAACATTTGATGAAGAAATTGTTGTCTCATGATTTAACAAAAAGGTATGgtaatttaaaaaaaggaGCTCAAAATGTTAAAGAACACCCATGGTTTAGTAATATTGATTGGGTAAATTTGttgaataaaaatgttGAGGTTCCATATAAACctaaatataaaaatatctttGATTCCTCCAATTTTGAGAGGGTACAAGAAGATTTAACTATAGCtgataaaataacaaatgaaaatgatCCATTTTATGATTGGTAGAAAAATAAAGAGAACAAaattttatgatatataaaaattaaatgttaatgtaagaaaaaaaaaaaaaaaaaaaaaaaaaaaaaaaagaaaataataaaaataataaaaagaaaaacagAGAAAAAACAATCACccttctttattttttatattatttttttctatcTTTTGTacttgtttttttttttttttttttttttttttttttttaaatttagttttaata contains these protein-coding regions:
- a CDS encoding cAMP-dependent protein kinase catalytic subunit, which translates into the protein MQFIKNLHLNKKKDSDSSEQVLTNKKNKMKYEDFNFIRTLGTGSFGRVILATYKNGNYPPVAIKRFEKCKIIRQKQVDHVFSERKILNYINHPFCVNLHGSFKDDSYLYLVLEFVIGGEFFTFLRRNKRFPNDVGCFYAAQIVLIFEYLQSLNIVYRDLKPENLLLDKDGFIKMTDFGFAKIVETRTYTLCGTPEYIAPEILLNVGHGKAADWWTLGIFIYEILVGCPPFYANEPLLIYQKILEGIIYFPKFLDNNCKHLMKKLLSHDLTKRYGNLKKGAQNVKEHPWFSNIDWVNLLNKNVEVPYKPKYKNIFDSSNFERVQEDLTIADKITNENDPFYDW